The following are from one region of the Silene latifolia isolate original U9 population chromosome 9, ASM4854445v1, whole genome shotgun sequence genome:
- the LOC141598396 gene encoding uncharacterized protein LOC141598396, whose translation MILDPNGLWFRSQTVVRGVTNSTQENMTHGVTCWSNASDEDKEMWFNNFRRVFYWPTNLERLVWQRYNDIGKKRLRDNMYKVSKRKKAPSFMKGSSYEEYTKYRNSPEFKEASARNKINRKGGDKDAEVEPTHYGGSQSFHDRVVLDTKKNKGKVPTIVDLFVDTHAKKTSKGKLIFAKEKDQQLYEQFLVRRKNNPEIDDNELWFDLVEGFQRGDVYGAGSAKEIFYPTPRRRGSISSQQQPYTPSVVSVLQAQLAARERQDAERERRDAERDAEIRRMKEEMERMNSFFANCNTGWRPQPKDPRDPNHGGGSGAGASFPVS comes from the exons ATGATCCTTGATCCGAATGGTCTttg gtttagaagtcaaacagttgttcgtggtgtgactaatagcacccaagagaacatgacacacggcgttacttgttggagtaacgctagtgatgaagataaggagatgtggttcaacaacttccgg cgtgtgttctattggccaaccaaccttgagcgcctagtttggcaaaggtataatgacattggcaagaagaggctaagggacaacatgtataaggtgtctaagaggaagaaggcgccatctttcatgaaag gttcgtcatatgaggaatataccaagtaccggaacagtcctgagttcaaggaagcatcggcccggaacaagatcaacaggaaaggaggagataaggatgcggaagttgagcctactcattatggagggtctcaatcttttcatgatcgtgtggtattagat accaagaagaataagggtaaggtacccacgattgttgatctctttgttgacactcacgcaaagaagacaagcaagggcaagttgatcttcgcgaaggaaaaagatcaacagttatat gaacaattccttgtccgtaggaagaacaacccggaaattgatgacaatgagctatggtttgatcttgttgaggggttccaaagaggagatgtgtatggagccgggtcggcaaaggagattttctaccctactccaagaagaagagggtcaatttcctcccaacaacaaccttataccccaagtgtcgtgagtgtgctccaagctcaattagccgccagggagaggcaggatgccgagagggagaggcgggatgccgagagagatgctgaaattcggaggatgaaggaggaaatggaacggatgaactccttcttcgccaattgcaacactgggtggcgcccgcaaccaaaggatcctagagatcctaatcatggaggtggtagtggagcgggagcaagtttcccTGTTTCGTAG